One Candidatus Rhabdochlamydia sp. T3358 genomic window carries:
- a CDS encoding transposase produces IVADYINAQSTISLFQKLEEQYPHAERIIAICDNASYYRSKLVSEHLNNSRIEIKFLPPYSPNLNLIERLWRFMNRKVRNNQYYEKFVEFKKATLSFFENISTFKEELKSLLSKKFHIVNP; encoded by the coding sequence CCATTGTTGCAGATTATATAAATGCGCAATCTACCATTAGCTTATTTCAGAAATTAGAAGAGCAATATCCCCATGCAGAACGCATTATAGCGATATGTGATAATGCAAGTTATTATAGGTCAAAACTGGTTTCTGAGCATCTCAACAACTCTAGAATAGAAATCAAGTTCTTACCCCCTTATTCTCCAAATCTTAATCTGATTGAACGACTTTGGCGATTCATGAATCGCAAAGTTCGAAATAATCAATATTATGAAAAATTCGTAGAATTCAAGAAAGCAACTCTTAGTTTTTTTGAAAATATTTCCACTTTCAAAGAGGAATTAAAAAGTCTCCTCTCTAAAAAATTTCATATTGTAAATCCTTAA
- a CDS encoding RMD1 family protein — protein MRCTCYCTASSYDIPRLFQYLQRMGICQLFRDVIHLQLQEDKQEKKDVFCFSYGVIVCWGFSEEEEKEMLDSLKTFEKDPGKLELDEFTYVYGDTFKIEEDEIMLQNQNDLTKLAISHGLAQSVKLIIFEDLVQKNIERTKHLPSDLAQKGKIPLSRKEIYQKMGYIFIERNFINLHSESLDTPEFFWDYPELEPFYRRTSHYLDINKRVEVLNKKLNVMHELFQILSNEINHQHSSRLEWTIILLIFIEVTLAVLHDLFHII, from the coding sequence ATGCGTTGTACCTGTTATTGCACAGCTTCTTCTTATGATATTCCTCGTTTATTCCAATACTTGCAGAGGATGGGCATCTGCCAGCTATTTCGCGATGTAATCCACCTCCAGCTTCAAGAAGACAAACAGGAAAAAAAGGATGTTTTTTGCTTTTCTTATGGGGTTATTGTCTGTTGGGGATTTAGTGAAGAAGAAGAAAAAGAAATGCTGGACTCTCTAAAAACCTTTGAAAAAGATCCTGGTAAATTAGAACTAGATGAATTCACCTATGTCTATGGGGATACTTTCAAGATCGAAGAAGATGAAATTATGCTGCAAAATCAAAATGATTTAACCAAACTAGCCATCTCACATGGTTTAGCTCAGTCGGTTAAATTGATTATCTTTGAAGATCTTGTACAAAAAAATATTGAGCGCACAAAACATCTCCCTAGCGACTTAGCTCAAAAAGGCAAAATCCCCCTTTCTCGTAAAGAGATTTACCAGAAAATGGGTTATATATTCATTGAGCGTAATTTTATTAATTTACATAGCGAAAGTCTTGATACTCCAGAATTCTTTTGGGACTACCCTGAACTAGAACCTTTCTATAGACGTACCTCTCATTATCTCGATATCAATAAACGTGTTGAGGTCCTCAATAAAAAACTCAATGTCATGCATGAGCTCTTTCAAATCTTATCTAATGAGATTAATCATCAACATAGCTCTCGTTTGGAATGGACGATCATCTTACTTATTTTTATCGAAGTAACTTTGGCCGTTCTCCACGATCTCTTCCACATTATTTAA
- a CDS encoding class I SAM-dependent methyltransferase: MNIPIDTKNGVAYQDAIDEILDCYGTDTWLQETNELFPTCRLGCINFGYWKYVPDTIPLEAREKSQLDLYKNLFDFSGINKALTATILEIGCGRGHGVHLLSENGHNSYGIDLVVSQIQKCMRNYPNLASKFKQGLSNHSGFLSDTFNFVISIEAAQHFYSFFDFAQESYRILKEDGVLAITTFFFTKETSKREIKDLIPPGVIGTHFVIPIDDAKNFLEQAGFKNIKIISIGAFVFHGFCKWAVQSMSKKNHTPKWVEAYEKGFIDYYMISAEKKISC; this comes from the coding sequence TTGAATATACCAATCGATACAAAAAATGGTGTTGCGTATCAAGATGCAATTGATGAAATCCTCGATTGCTATGGAACAGATACCTGGCTTCAAGAGACAAATGAATTATTTCCTACATGTAGATTGGGATGCATTAATTTTGGATATTGGAAGTATGTACCGGATACTATTCCATTAGAAGCTCGAGAAAAAAGCCAATTAGACTTATATAAAAATCTCTTTGATTTTTCAGGAATTAATAAAGCTTTAACAGCTACTATACTCGAGATAGGTTGCGGAAGAGGGCATGGGGTTCACTTACTTTCTGAAAATGGCCATAATAGTTATGGTATAGATTTAGTTGTTTCTCAGATTCAAAAATGCATGAGAAATTACCCAAATCTTGCATCAAAGTTTAAACAGGGTTTATCTAATCATTCAGGATTTTTATCAGACACCTTCAATTTTGTAATTTCTATAGAAGCAGCTCAACATTTCTATAGTTTCTTCGATTTTGCGCAAGAAAGCTATAGAATATTAAAAGAGGATGGAGTGCTTGCTATTACCACCTTTTTTTTTACTAAGGAGACAAGTAAAAGAGAAATCAAAGATCTCATTCCTCCAGGTGTTATAGGAACTCATTTTGTCATTCCTATTGATGATGCTAAGAATTTTTTAGAACAAGCTGGCTTTAAAAATATTAAGATAATTTCTATTGGAGCTTTTGTTTTCCACGGGTTTTGCAAATGGGCAGTGCAATCTATGAGTAAGAAAAACCATACTCCAAAATGGGTTGAAGCATATGAAAAAGGTTTCATCGATTACTATATGATTAGCGCAGAAAAAAAAATATCATGCTAA
- the yidD gene encoding membrane protein insertion efficiency factor YidD, with the protein MLKKIPILCIRLYQFTISPLLGNCCRFFPSCSDYAIEAIHAHGYRALWLIVKRIVKCHPWHPGGNDPVP; encoded by the coding sequence ATGCTAAAAAAAATTCCCATTCTATGCATCCGCTTATATCAGTTTACCATTAGCCCTCTTCTAGGTAATTGTTGTCGCTTTTTTCCTAGCTGTTCTGATTACGCAATAGAAGCCATCCATGCTCATGGATATAGAGCACTGTGGTTGATTGTAAAACGTATAGTGAAATGCCACCCTTGGCATCCTGGAGGCAACGATCCTGTTCCTTAG
- a CDS encoding LysM peptidoglycan-binding domain-containing protein, whose translation MRANSENSSWIVRTKRLTQALIVSGTLNVSLLGTFFYFVIKDKNDSLSIELKPLATETKLPTASNLETLRSYSVLSYQQLLLCLEKPDFIEQGIKKRDLALSCLVAFHHFNLDKALGGIPLQKRSILLSQEKGSEIIEVPVFPGLADYQFQAIVHFAKTEKWPFTSQGLFYELKRSTPPYHSSLINAFSLTSEYHSVYMLFSKTGISYSTNQLIDLLCEGEWMDLTNFSLSQRVALDLSMERCRSFLLAYLEKRSKTAALLLLESSPEFCLQQLEDRHILLFFDLFNHSPYLLKNLSKGLLSSPRTDAVWQLAAQALGHSQIPTKKVEKPEIKKPLYKTYKVQAGDNLWKIARTHKVSIKEIMQINQLETDKIRPGRCLQIPLR comes from the coding sequence ATGCGCGCTAATTCTGAAAATAGCTCCTGGATTGTTCGTACAAAAAGACTTACCCAAGCTTTAATTGTTAGTGGAACATTGAATGTTAGTCTTTTAGGTACTTTTTTTTATTTTGTGATTAAAGATAAAAATGATTCTTTATCCATTGAATTAAAGCCATTGGCTACTGAAACAAAATTGCCAACTGCTAGCAATTTAGAGACCCTGCGCTCCTATTCTGTTTTATCCTATCAACAGCTTCTCCTCTGTTTAGAAAAACCAGATTTTATAGAGCAGGGTATTAAGAAAAGAGATCTTGCTCTTTCTTGCCTTGTTGCTTTCCATCACTTTAATTTAGATAAGGCTCTAGGAGGAATTCCTCTACAAAAAAGATCCATTCTCTTAAGTCAAGAAAAAGGATCAGAGATCATAGAAGTGCCTGTTTTTCCAGGACTAGCAGACTATCAATTTCAAGCGATTGTTCATTTTGCAAAAACAGAAAAGTGGCCCTTTACCTCCCAAGGTCTATTTTATGAACTAAAGCGCTCTACTCCTCCTTATCACTCTTCTTTGATTAACGCTTTTTCTCTTACCTCAGAATATCACAGTGTCTATATGCTTTTTTCTAAAACAGGGATTTCTTATTCAACAAACCAATTAATTGATTTACTCTGCGAAGGAGAATGGATGGATCTTACAAACTTTAGTTTATCTCAAAGAGTGGCTTTAGATTTATCCATGGAAAGATGTCGTTCATTTTTGTTGGCCTATTTGGAGAAAAGATCTAAAACAGCGGCTCTTCTACTATTGGAAAGCAGTCCAGAATTTTGTCTGCAACAGTTAGAAGATCGGCATATTTTACTTTTTTTTGATTTATTTAATCATTCTCCTTATCTATTAAAAAATTTATCTAAGGGGCTGCTTTCATCTCCGCGTACAGATGCTGTATGGCAACTAGCAGCACAAGCATTGGGCCATTCACAAATTCCGACAAAGAAAGTAGAAAAACCCGAGATAAAAAAGCCTCTTTATAAAACATACAAAGTACAAGCAGGGGATAACTTATGGAAAATCGCACGCACACATAAAGTGAGCATTAAAGAGATCATGCAGATCAACCAATTAGAAACGGATAAGATTCGTCCAGGGCGCTGTTTACAAATCCCTCTCCGCTAA
- the pheT gene encoding phenylalanine--tRNA ligase subunit beta, translating to MKVSLSSLKEYIDINLSTHDLCQVLTLGGIEVDEVIESPLKFSNVIAATILEVVSHPNSDHLKVLKVSNGEQVLQVVCGAENCRAGMRVALAQIGAILGLDGKSVKITKSKLRGIESHGMLCGADELGLLDSADGILELSDQIEEGTDLKEIFKDTVLQLSLTPNLGHAMSVYGIARDLSALLQIPLKFPSFSLQEEEISIENLIKVELLDQIQCERYTCRMLQGVSVGPSPLWLQKKLEQAGFRSVNNVVDIGNLILQELGQPLHIFDYQTIADHTLQITSTTSFSELETLDSATRLIPPGVLMICDKEKPLAFAGVLGGKSSAVSDETSDVLIEAAYFTPQSIRKSSKWLKTKTDSSQRFEKGTDPNFIPKALDYAAYLLQKVAGGKIVKGMIDQKTSSFPPKKMICRPKRINHILGTQLNPSDVFKIFFSAGMHVNEQSTEQFQVLVPFFRHDLKSEIDLIEEIARLYGYNNIVKTTPVHISSPLLHCAAYQLEKQLRTYLLEEGLQEFITCNLISPDQSKKTSENTLPSSFSISVLQPHSLDQSVLRSSLLPGLLQVVKHNYDRENQDLSGFEIGKIHFHLKDEYIEQSAIGMILTGKSSPYHIDPKPRAYDFFDLKGIVENLCALLHVEPISFSPSHLHNFHPNRQAIIMCQDSIIGSLGELHPRHSSELGIEQRIYFAEINIEELTPFIKQTSLVKPLISFPGSERDWTITIADKTPVSSILEIIKANSSSLLEKITLLDLYKSSQIGKDRKNITFRLFYRDKLKTIAFEAVEKEHSRIIETVMKELEQLHILS from the coding sequence ATGAAAGTCTCATTGTCCTCTTTAAAAGAATATATAGATATTAACTTATCTACTCATGATTTATGCCAAGTATTAACACTAGGTGGAATTGAGGTAGATGAAGTAATCGAATCTCCTCTTAAGTTTAGCAATGTGATAGCAGCGACCATTTTAGAGGTTGTTTCTCACCCTAATTCTGATCATTTAAAAGTGCTTAAAGTAAGCAATGGCGAGCAAGTTCTGCAGGTAGTATGCGGAGCTGAAAATTGTCGTGCAGGAATGCGTGTAGCTTTAGCTCAAATAGGTGCAATCCTTGGTTTAGATGGCAAATCTGTAAAAATCACAAAAAGCAAGCTACGTGGTATTGAGTCTCATGGTATGCTCTGTGGAGCAGATGAGTTGGGTCTTTTAGATAGTGCGGATGGTATTTTGGAACTGTCTGATCAAATAGAAGAGGGCACTGATCTAAAAGAGATATTTAAAGACACTGTTCTTCAACTGTCTTTGACTCCAAATTTAGGTCACGCTATGAGCGTCTATGGGATCGCACGGGATCTATCTGCTCTTTTACAAATCCCCTTGAAGTTCCCTTCTTTTTCTCTACAAGAAGAGGAAATATCGATTGAAAATCTGATTAAGGTAGAGCTTCTCGATCAAATACAATGCGAAAGATATACCTGTAGAATGCTGCAAGGGGTTTCAGTAGGGCCTTCGCCTCTTTGGTTACAAAAAAAATTAGAGCAAGCGGGTTTTCGTAGTGTGAACAATGTTGTTGATATTGGAAACCTTATCTTACAAGAGCTAGGTCAACCTTTGCACATTTTTGACTACCAAACCATTGCAGATCATACTCTTCAAATCACTTCCACAACCTCCTTTTCAGAATTAGAGACACTCGATTCAGCAACTCGTCTCATTCCTCCAGGTGTTTTGATGATTTGCGATAAGGAAAAACCTTTAGCATTTGCAGGCGTCCTCGGAGGTAAGAGTTCTGCTGTTTCAGATGAGACATCTGATGTGTTAATTGAAGCTGCTTATTTTACTCCGCAGTCCATTCGCAAAAGTAGTAAATGGCTTAAAACAAAGACCGATTCCTCACAGAGATTCGAAAAAGGAACAGACCCTAATTTTATTCCTAAAGCATTAGATTATGCCGCCTATCTTCTACAAAAAGTTGCAGGTGGAAAAATTGTTAAAGGAATGATTGATCAAAAGACAAGTTCTTTTCCTCCAAAAAAAATGATTTGCAGGCCAAAGCGCATAAATCACATTTTAGGCACACAACTGAACCCTTCAGATGTTTTCAAAATCTTCTTTTCTGCGGGTATGCACGTAAATGAGCAATCTACAGAGCAATTTCAAGTTCTTGTTCCTTTTTTTCGACATGACTTAAAATCTGAAATCGATTTGATTGAAGAAATAGCTCGGTTATATGGCTATAACAATATTGTCAAAACAACACCTGTCCATATTTCTTCCCCTCTTTTGCATTGCGCTGCTTATCAGTTAGAAAAACAACTTCGCACTTATCTGCTAGAAGAAGGTCTTCAAGAATTCATAACTTGTAATCTGATCAGCCCAGACCAGTCTAAGAAGACCTCTGAAAACACACTTCCCTCTAGCTTTTCCATTTCTGTTCTACAACCTCACTCCCTTGATCAGTCTGTTTTAAGATCTTCCCTTTTGCCAGGCCTTTTACAAGTGGTTAAACACAACTACGATCGAGAAAATCAAGACTTATCAGGATTTGAAATAGGTAAAATCCATTTCCATCTAAAGGATGAATATATTGAACAATCAGCTATTGGAATGATTCTAACTGGGAAAAGTTCTCCTTATCACATCGACCCCAAACCCCGAGCTTATGATTTTTTTGATTTAAAAGGGATCGTTGAAAATTTGTGCGCTCTTCTTCATGTTGAACCCATTAGCTTTAGCCCTTCACACCTACATAATTTCCATCCCAATAGACAAGCAATTATTATGTGCCAAGATAGTATTATTGGCTCTTTAGGAGAACTACATCCTAGGCATAGTTCAGAACTTGGTATTGAACAACGAATCTATTTTGCAGAAATAAATATAGAAGAGCTTACGCCTTTTATTAAACAAACCTCTCTTGTTAAACCTCTTATTTCTTTTCCTGGCTCAGAAAGGGATTGGACCATTACTATAGCGGATAAAACACCGGTCAGTTCTATTTTAGAAATCATTAAAGCAAACTCTTCTTCACTTCTTGAGAAAATTACTCTTTTAGATCTTTACAAAAGCTCTCAAATCGGCAAAGATAGAAAAAACATAACTTTTCGTCTGTTCTATCGCGATAAACTTAAGACCATTGCCTTTGAAGCCGTTGAAAAAGAACATAGCCGAATTATAGAAACAGTGATGAAGGAGTTAGAGCAATTACATATTTTATCTTAA
- a CDS encoding MGMT family protein, with protein sequence MQHSFNQGPSICLQIECKDSILSKVTLTKSSHFACSISEECDLDTTQTIIKWLTQYSYRKDPSPLSLNLPKLPLFYQKVLIHLQNLPFAQLVTYGNLASTIGHPKAARAVGSACKINPFPLFIPCHRVVAADNIGGFAYDLSIKQALLQFEMDLVL encoded by the coding sequence ATGCAACATTCATTTAATCAAGGACCCTCTATTTGTTTACAGATAGAATGCAAAGATAGCATTCTATCTAAAGTAACCCTAACCAAGTCATCGCATTTTGCATGCTCTATCTCAGAAGAATGCGATCTTGATACAACACAAACCATCATAAAATGGTTAACTCAGTACAGTTATCGAAAAGATCCCAGCCCCCTAAGTCTTAACCTGCCTAAACTTCCCCTCTTTTACCAAAAAGTATTGATTCATCTGCAAAACCTACCTTTTGCACAGCTAGTCACTTATGGCAACCTTGCTTCTACAATTGGTCACCCAAAAGCAGCACGCGCTGTAGGATCTGCTTGTAAAATCAACCCATTCCCTCTTTTTATTCCCTGCCATCGAGTAGTAGCAGCTGACAATATAGGAGGCTTTGCCTATGATCTTTCGATTAAACAAGCTCTATTACAATTTGAAATGGATTTAGTTCTCTAA
- a CDS encoding DUF4172 domain-containing protein, translating to MPWNWELPDWPQFSYHLDQIAPKERQFLLEVNNACAFLKNIGDQEYSQFVVEILSLEGLESSRIEGEFLDRESLQSSIKQHFSLRASPRQETNKEARMAKLLCDVYQSFDQPLTQEMLFRWHFELFNNQSNIVDCGRYRTHIEPMQIVSHRYGSSKVFFEAPPSAKVPDEMAAFIKWFNSASVSILGKAAIAHVYFESIHPFEDGNGRIGRVLVEKVLSQGIGHPILIAVSKVLEKQKKEYYAAIERCNRTLEIDHWIAFFADVILQAQSQSMNLLYFLIEKSKMLTALSGQLNPRQEKVLLRMFKEVLSGFQGGLSADNYIVIAKTSRATATRDLADLVHKKALVKTGELRHTRYWLNLRYK from the coding sequence ATGCCCTGGAACTGGGAATTACCCGACTGGCCCCAATTTAGCTACCATCTAGACCAAATAGCTCCAAAAGAAAGGCAATTTCTTTTAGAAGTAAACAATGCCTGTGCCTTTCTAAAAAATATAGGAGATCAGGAATACAGTCAGTTTGTTGTAGAGATTCTTAGCTTGGAGGGTCTAGAAAGTTCGAGAATTGAAGGGGAGTTTCTTGATAGAGAAAGCTTGCAATCATCAATCAAACAACACTTTAGCTTACGTGCATCTCCTAGACAAGAGACTAATAAAGAAGCTCGAATGGCTAAACTTCTTTGTGATGTGTATCAATCTTTTGATCAGCCATTGACTCAAGAGATGCTCTTTAGATGGCATTTTGAATTGTTTAATAATCAATCAAATATTGTTGATTGTGGAAGATACCGCACCCATATTGAGCCCATGCAGATTGTTTCTCATCGATACGGCTCTTCAAAAGTTTTCTTTGAGGCCCCTCCTTCAGCAAAAGTTCCTGATGAAATGGCAGCATTTATTAAGTGGTTTAACTCTGCAAGTGTATCTATTCTAGGGAAAGCAGCCATTGCTCATGTGTATTTTGAAAGTATTCATCCTTTTGAAGATGGAAATGGAAGAATTGGTCGTGTTTTAGTGGAAAAAGTTCTTTCTCAAGGTATTGGACACCCCATACTAATTGCTGTTTCAAAAGTATTAGAAAAACAAAAAAAGGAATACTATGCAGCTATTGAAAGATGTAACCGCACGCTGGAAATAGATCATTGGATTGCATTTTTTGCTGATGTGATCCTGCAGGCTCAAAGTCAATCAATGAACCTTCTGTATTTTTTGATTGAAAAGTCAAAGATGTTGACAGCTCTTTCTGGACAACTCAATCCACGTCAGGAAAAGGTTTTGTTAAGGATGTTTAAAGAGGTCTTAAGCGGTTTCCAGGGGGGCTTAAGCGCTGATAACTATATTGTGATAGCAAAGACCTCTAGAGCAACAGCAACACGTGATTTAGCAGACCTAGTCCATAAAAAGGCCTTAGTAAAAACCGGAGAGCTTCGGCACACCCGTTATTGGCTAAATCTGCGATATAAGTAA
- a CDS encoding DEAD/DEAH box helicase — MSELFYHLDISQKPQMVITLSKKFSNRKEALLTAKSLLEKTALDLLWKRAPIHVEEGMQFPVSSEIAFELLKMLSSTGRLLYKGQKVIIDPFTNAEGFVQAKALNKTQVEICARFKLGRQEEPLASCRAVFWGSPQWILYAGVIRLLDTEVSLKWLKIPATILQEKELQEFLEETEGVTWLEEVSGDPLPFICLTDRHGGFANLWFDYGIRGKIAAFEEKELFWRKKTIEKQWEQDLLETDFSKKKVGDSSYYCPLDKVAKSITFLTEIGWKVFDHQNKQVVCLGQETLLLEERPQAWLVRAEFDYQGHRANLQQVIGAFNRRSCFVELAANTVGLIDLKKIEEKWADFSELEFDQEGVHLPFRQLGLLSEQKNPLEIFKQLKHSPQPVALGEKFKGQLFTYQNQGLSWLSFLEKNQVGGLLADEMGLGKTIQVIAFLSQLELKQSCLIVVPTSLLFNWQNEFTRFFPSSSIHVHAGKERMKTLPHIPSIILTSYAVLRIDQALFTSLDFQLVILDEAQVIKNPDSQIAEVCFQLQAKMRVAITGTPIENKLEDLFSLFYFLNKGLLGERKQFQAEVLASQIDSRYLKRTQKLIRPFILRRTKKQVALDLPEKLEQTIWVEMSEEQRNIYEKYLQSTRVKLRSKDTNQQMQILEAILRLRQICAHPLLVDPTARDLYQYSGKFSKVMADLEEVVEEKRKVLFYSQFTSLLHLMKKEAQNRNWKYVYLDGSTKNREQVVSQFQEDEQTLLFFISLKAGGVGLNLTKADYVFLYDPWWNTAIENQAIDRAHRLGRSSQVIARRYVTALSIEEKIMRLKSHKQQLSQTLMEDLSNVEALSLEDLIHLLD, encoded by the coding sequence GTGTCAGAGCTATTTTACCATTTGGATATCTCTCAAAAACCTCAAATGGTTATTACACTATCAAAAAAATTTTCTAATCGAAAAGAAGCTTTGCTAACAGCTAAATCCCTTTTAGAAAAAACCGCACTAGATCTCTTATGGAAAAGAGCACCTATTCATGTAGAGGAGGGTATGCAGTTTCCTGTTTCCTCAGAAATTGCCTTTGAGTTGCTTAAGATGCTAAGTAGCACAGGTAGATTACTGTATAAAGGACAAAAGGTAATTATCGATCCTTTTACAAATGCAGAAGGGTTTGTTCAAGCAAAAGCCTTAAATAAGACACAAGTAGAAATCTGTGCAAGGTTTAAACTTGGTAGACAAGAAGAACCTTTAGCCAGCTGCAGAGCTGTTTTTTGGGGAAGTCCTCAATGGATTCTCTATGCTGGGGTTATACGGTTATTAGATACAGAGGTTTCTTTAAAATGGCTAAAAATTCCAGCGACTATTTTACAAGAAAAAGAACTGCAAGAGTTTCTAGAAGAAACAGAGGGCGTAACCTGGTTAGAAGAAGTTTCAGGTGATCCTTTGCCTTTTATCTGTTTAACAGATCGGCACGGAGGATTTGCTAATCTATGGTTTGATTATGGGATACGAGGAAAAATAGCAGCCTTTGAAGAAAAAGAGCTTTTTTGGCGTAAAAAGACCATAGAAAAGCAATGGGAACAAGATTTATTAGAAACTGATTTTAGTAAAAAAAAAGTGGGGGACTCCTCTTATTATTGTCCGCTGGATAAAGTAGCCAAAAGCATTACATTCTTAACCGAAATCGGTTGGAAAGTATTTGATCATCAAAATAAACAAGTAGTTTGTTTGGGGCAAGAAACTCTTTTGTTAGAAGAGCGCCCTCAAGCTTGGCTTGTACGCGCTGAGTTTGATTATCAAGGTCACAGAGCTAATTTACAACAGGTAATAGGAGCTTTCAATCGTCGATCCTGCTTTGTGGAATTAGCTGCTAATACAGTCGGTTTAATCGATTTGAAAAAAATAGAAGAAAAATGGGCGGATTTTTCAGAGCTAGAATTTGATCAAGAAGGAGTTCATCTTCCGTTTAGACAATTAGGATTGCTCTCTGAGCAAAAAAATCCGCTAGAGATCTTTAAGCAATTAAAGCATTCTCCTCAACCAGTTGCTCTAGGAGAAAAATTTAAAGGACAACTATTCACCTATCAGAATCAAGGTTTAAGCTGGCTTTCTTTCTTAGAGAAAAATCAAGTAGGAGGGCTTTTAGCTGATGAGATGGGTTTAGGTAAAACCATCCAAGTAATAGCCTTTCTCTCACAGCTAGAACTCAAACAATCTTGTTTGATTGTAGTGCCTACATCTTTGTTATTTAATTGGCAAAATGAATTTACTCGGTTTTTCCCTAGTAGTTCGATCCATGTACATGCAGGCAAAGAGAGAATGAAAACCCTTCCCCATATCCCATCCATCATTCTTACTTCCTATGCTGTTTTACGTATAGATCAGGCTTTGTTTACCTCTTTAGATTTTCAACTGGTCATTTTAGATGAAGCACAAGTCATTAAGAACCCAGATAGCCAAATAGCTGAAGTCTGTTTTCAGCTACAAGCAAAGATGCGAGTGGCTATTACAGGAACTCCCATAGAAAATAAACTAGAGGATCTCTTTTCGCTTTTTTATTTTCTTAACAAAGGGTTATTAGGTGAGCGTAAGCAATTCCAAGCAGAAGTGCTTGCATCTCAAATAGACAGTCGTTATTTAAAGCGCACGCAAAAGCTTATCAGGCCTTTTATTTTGCGTCGCACTAAAAAACAAGTAGCGCTTGATCTCCCAGAAAAACTTGAACAGACCATTTGGGTGGAAATGAGCGAAGAGCAGCGCAATATCTATGAAAAATATCTACAATCCACTCGTGTTAAGCTCCGGTCAAAAGATACCAATCAACAGATGCAGATCTTAGAGGCTATTTTACGTCTAAGACAAATTTGTGCCCACCCATTGTTGGTAGATCCTACTGCCCGAGATCTCTATCAATACAGCGGGAAATTTTCCAAGGTTATGGCCGATTTGGAAGAAGTGGTAGAAGAAAAAAGAAAGGTTCTCTTTTATAGTCAATTCACTTCCCTATTGCATCTGATGAAAAAAGAAGCTCAAAATCGGAATTGGAAGTACGTCTATTTAGATGGAAGCACAAAAAATCGAGAGCAGGTTGTATCTCAGTTTCAAGAAGATGAACAAACGCTTCTTTTTTTTATTAGCTTAAAAGCAGGGGGAGTTGGTTTAAATTTGACCAAGGCCGACTATGTCTTTCTTTATGACCCTTGGTGGAATACAGCAATAGAGAATCAAGCTATTGATCGAGCCCATAGATTGGGAAGATCTAGCCAAGTGATTGCTAGGCGCTATGTAACCGCTTTAAGCATCGAAGAGAAAATCATGCGGCTTAAAAGCCACAAACAACAGCTCTCCCAAACTCTTATGGAAGATTTAAGCAATGTAGAAGCCCTTTCTTTAGAAGACTTGATCCATCTGCTAGATTAA